GATGGTTGCCACTGGCCGCGATGGCTTCCTGCAGCTCGGCGGTGTTCCAGCCGGTGCGGGCAATAATGTCGGGGCTAGCCAGGTTCAGGCCTTGGGCACAGGCCAAGCCGGCGAGCTGCACCGGCCAGCGGTCGGCCGCCAGGGCGCCTTCGCCGATAGTATAGGAGTCGCCGAGGGCAAGGTACGAAATGGCAGCAGTAGTCATGGGAGGAGCTGGCGCCGTAGTGGCCGGGCCGGGCGCCGGGCGGGCAGCGCAGGCAAAAGTAGCCAGCAGCGCACACGGCCACGCCAGATACACCAAGGAAAGCCTGGCGACTACTTACGCCGGAATAAAGTGGTGCCGGTTTGCCACACGCAAAAGCGCCGAGCCAGCCGTACGGCCCACCCGGCGCTCCCCAAATTAACGCGCTAGCCCCTAGCCTATTGCCTGGGCCAGGTCGTCAATCAAATCCTCAGCATCCTCGATGCCCACGCTCAGGCGAATGAGCGAGTCGGAGAGGCCGGCCCTGCGGCGCTGCTCGGCCGGAATGCTGGCGTGGGTCATGGTGGCGGGGTGGCCACTCAGGCTTTCCACGCCGCCCAGGCTTTCGGCCAGGGTGAAGAGCTGAAATTTTTCGAGCACCGCGATGGCGTCTTCCTGCTTATCACCCTTCAGCACGAAGGAAATCATGCCGCCAAAGTCGCGCATCTGCTTGGCGGCTACCGCGTGATTGGGGTGGTTCTCGAAACCGGGCCAGTACACTTTTTCCACCTTAGGATGCTGGCGCAGGTACTCGGCCACGGCGCGGCCGTTTTCACAGTGGCGCTGCATGCGCAGGTGCAGGGTTTTGAGGCCGCGCAGCACCAAAAAGCAGTCTTGCGGGCCGGGCGTGCCGCCGCAGGCATTCTGGTAAAAGCTAAGGTCCTTCAGTAGCTGGTCGTCGTTAAAAACCAGCGCGCCCATCACCACATCCGAGTGGCCGGCCATGTACTTGGTGAGCGAGTACACCACGATGTCGGCCCCCAGCGCCAAGGGCTCCTGCAAGAAAGGCGTCGAGAAGGTATTATCAACGGCCAGCAGCGCCCCGGCCTCCTTGGCAAGGCTAGCGGCGGCGGCTACGTCGATGATATTGAGCAGCGGATTGGTGGGCGTTTCGACCCAGATGAGCTTGGTTTTGGCCGTTACTTTCTCGCGCACCTTGGCGATGTCGCCCATCGGGACGAAGTGAAATTTAATGCCCAGCGGCTCGTACACCCTGGTCATGATGCGGTAAGAGCCGCCGTACAGGTCATCGGTCGAAATCACCTCATCGCCGGGCTTAAGCAGGCGCAGCACGCAGTCGATAGCGGCCATGCCCGAGGCGAAGGCTAGCCCGTGCCGGCCGCCGTCGAGGGCCGCCAGGGCGTCTTGCAATTGGGTACGGGTGGGGTTGTGGGTGCGCGAGTACTCGTAGCCTTTATTATCGCCCGGCGAGCGCTGGGCGTAGGTCGAGGTCTGGTAGATGGGCGTCATGATGGCCCCGGTTTCGGGGTCGGGGTGCACGCCGGCATGGATGGCTTTGGTGGCGAATTTCATGGGTGGAAAGGAAAAAGCGGGCAGCAGGTGCTACTGCCCTAGCAAAGGTCGCCGCCCAACGCCATTCGGGCCGTCGCCGTACCTTGGCCTACTCTCCCCTCCCCCGCTAATGGCTTTTTTGCGCGAGCTTTTCCAGAAGAATTTTTCTACCTTCCTCACCATGGGCCTGCTGGTAGCAGTGCCCGTGCTGGGCTCGGCCTCGGTGCTGGGCCTGCTCTACGAGCGGCCTACCTTGCTGCAACACCTGGCGCCGGGCCAAAGCCTGCTGTATTTTCTGGTGGTGGGCCTTACAATGGCGCTGGCCCTCACGCCCACTACGTTCGTGGCCATCGTTACGGGCTATTATTTCGGCTGGAATGGGCTAGCGGGCATGGTGGCGGCCTACGCACTGGCCGCCGCGCTGGGCTACGAGCTGGCCCGCCGCCTCGACCACGGCAAGCTGCGCGCCGTGCTCCACCATTTTCCGAAGGCCGACGCCGTGCTGGCCGAGCTGCAAAGCCAGAGCTGGCCGCTGATTATCCTCACGCGCTTATCGCCAGTGCTGCCGTTTGCGCTCATGACCTTTGTGCTGGCCATCGTGGGCGTGGCGCGTCGCCGCTTCCTGGTAGCTTCGGTGCTGGGTATGTTGCCGCGCAGCCTGTTTTTCTACTGGCTCGGTACTAAGGCGCAGGACGTGCTAGCCCTGCTGCGTGACCCCGACGAGGGTACCCTCAGCAAGCTGGTCCTAGTAGGGCTGATTGCGGCCTCGCTGTTTGGCCTCTACATGGTATTCAACCGGGCTTTACAGCGCGTGCTGCGGAGGAATGTGGCTGGCTAGCTTATTTTTTATGACTGATTATTACCAAATTGTAGCTTACGCAGGCATTTGCAAGCAGAAATCTTCTTCTTGAATTTGCGTCGCCCAAAAATTTCTTCCTACCTTTGCAGTCCCAACACGGGAAGAGGGTTGTATAGCTCAATTGGATAGAGCATCTGACTACGAATCAGAAGGTTTAAGGTTCGACTCCTTATACGACCACGAAAAAGGCCCCTAGCGCATTGCTAGGGGCCTTTTTTATTATTCCGTGGCAGTATGTGAGAAATCATTTTGATACTGGTTTTGGCATTCCACGGTGATAGATATTAAAATTGTAATTATCGGCTAGTGCTAAAGCAAAAGACCTAGCCAAAAGCCTGCTTTGGTGAGCACTTTTGCAGGCTTTTCTCAAAAACACTCCCATAAAAAGCCTAAAATCATAGCTTTATCCTGCATATTTACGGGGTCTTTGCAAGCGGCGGCTACTGTGGGCTAACCATTGTTTTAAGACATCCGCGATACCCCACTGTTAGCCGTTTAAGTTTATGAAAGCCCTTCCACTATTTATCGGTACCCTGGCGCTGTCGGCGCTCCTGTTCATCGGCCAGGCTCAAACGCCGGCTACGTCCCACGACAACCCGACGCCCGCTAAAGCTCCTAAAACGGCGGACCAGCGCGCCGCTGCTTACCAGGGCCCCCAAGTGGTGAAGGATAGCAAAGCTTTAGGCCGGAAAATGGTGCAAAAAAGCAAGCCCACGGACATGCGGATGCGGCTCCCAGTCAGAAAAGTTAATTAAGTATTTCGCAGGCATTTACTTGTGTCTAATGATACACCTATTAACTGCTCATCAACCATACTCACTCTGCCAGGTAGTATGGGCTTCCGGGAAGCATTTTTTTGCCTCGCCTCATATCATCAACCTGCACGAAAGCGCGCTAGTAAACATGAAAATTAGTTGGTAAGGTTTGGGGAATTGCCAGCTAAACCAATCATACTGCGCATTCTAAACGTCCTAACCCATGAAAACGCTATTTTCCCTAATCAGCGGCCTGTCATTGGCCGCGCTGGCGCTCACTGCTCAGGCGCAGGGAATGCCCAAGGTTACCGCCAAAACGGTGAATACCAAGGACAAGGCTGCCACCGAGCGTCAAACCGCTGACCATCGGGCGGCCACCTACAAAGGCCCCAAAGTGATGAAGAACACGGAAGCCCTGGGCAACGAAATGCTGCGCGACAGCAAGCCCGCGCCCAGGCCGGTGGCCCCCGCCAAGCAATAGCAGGCTAGCCTTTTAAAGGCTCATTCTCTTTGATAAAGAGCCCTAGCCAGCAACGAAAGTCGTTGCTGGCTAGGGCTTCATTTACCAGCTGGCTTGGGTTAGCGGCCAAACTCGAGCACGCGAAAGGTACCGGGCACGATGCTGGGGCGCGGGCGCGGGTTTTCGGCAGTGGCGGCCGGCGTGGGGCCGTAGTCGGCGGTGCAGGTGAAGAGGTGGTGGCTCTTGGGGTCAAGGGCGATGGTGCGGGCGCCCTTGGCCGTGGGCACGTTGGCTACCACCGTGTAGTTGGTGGGCGAGTCCTGGTGGATGACGGTGAACGTGCCCGAGCCGTTGGAGGTCACGATGTTCTGGGTCGAGGGGTCGAATACGGCCCCGTCCACGCCGGCCCCGATGGGCAGCACGGCGATTTGCTGGCCCGTCTTGCTGTCGGTCACGACCAGCTTCTCGTTGTGGCAGGCGCTGAAGAGGCGGTTATTTTTGGGGTCGTAGCCCAGGCCGGTAGGCTCCTCGCCGGGGGCCAGCTTGTGGCGCAGGTGCACGGCCAGGGTTTTGGCGTCAAACTCAATCACCTCACTCTTATCCTCGACATTGGCAAAAATGTGTCCTTTGCCGTCGGTGGCCGGGGCTTCGATATCGCCGCCCAGCTCGGCCGTGCCCTCCACCGCGCCGGTGGTGGCGTTGAGCACCGTGCTCTTGCCCCCGTCATTGCTGAAGAGAAACACGCGGTTGGAAAAGGCATCGTAGAGCAGCGCGTCGGGCTTGGGGCCGGTGGGGATGGGCGCGCCGATGGCTTTGAGCGTCTTCAGGTCAAACATCACGCAGGTGTTGTTGCGCCCGCAGGTGATGTAGCCCCGGTTGGCGCCGGGCACCACGTCGATGCCGTGTACGCCGGGCGTATTGGGGATGGTGCCGATAACCTTACGGGTTTTCAAGTCTACTACCTCGACCTGCGTGCCGTGCGAGAGGTAGAGGCGCTCGCCGGCCGGGTCCACGGTGAGGTAGTCCCAGCCGCCCTCCCCGCCCACCGCAATGGTGTGCAGCAGGCGATAAGGGGCCGTTTGGGCGTGGGCAGGGCTAGCCAGCCCCAGCGAGGTGAGCGCGGCCAAGGCCGCAAAATGCAGAATTTTCATGTGGCGAAAGCAGTAAAAGGCGATAAGTACTTAGGCGCGCGGTAGGTCGGGCTCTTTGGCCGCCACCGGCTCGGCGGGCTGCGGGCGCAGCGTGGTGTAGAGGATGAGGCCCACCAGCAACCCGAGCAAAATGAGCGACGAACCCTTGGTGCCAAAGCCCAGGCCGTGCTTCTCGGGCGACTTGGTGAGCAAGTCGCCGAACGTGGCGCCGAAGGGGCGCGTGAGCACGAAGGCTGTCCAGAATAAAAGCACATTTGAGATGCGGGTGAAGAAGTGTGCCAGCACCACTACCGCCAGCAGGCTGCCGATGAGCAGCGCCCCGCCGCCAAAGCCCAGGCCCGAGTCGTCGGCCAGAAAATCACCCAGGGCGGTGCCCAGCGTATTCGAAAACAGAATGGCCGTCCAGTAAAAGAGTTCGCCCCGGCGGGTCGTTATCTCGCTCACGGAGAGCGATTTTTCGGTGAGGCGCCACAGGCCCAGCACTACTATCAGGATGGTAACCAGGATGGCCGTGCCGGTGGCGTAGCCCAGGCCCAGGGTGCGGTCCATGTAGTCGGACATGGTGGTGCCGGCCGTGCTGGTGGCCAGAATCACGGCCCAGTACAGCGCCGGGATGTAGCGCTTAGCCGCCAGCTGCCCGGCCAGCGTGACCAGAAAAAACCCGATGAACAGCAGCGAGCTCACGGCGTAGCCCACGTTCAGGGTTTGGGCCAGCAGGTCGCCGCCGGTTTCGCCCAGCGTGGTGGCGCAAATCTTCATCACCCAGAACAGCAGGGTAACTTCGGGTATCTTTTTCATAAGCAAGATGATAGCGACCGCTGGGGCTAGCCAGGAAGCAGGTTGCCGGCAAACCTAGCGGCCGATTCTGGCGGAAACTTGGCAGCCAGCTAGTCGGCTCGCTGGGTTAGCCTAGCCCAGCGCTAGCTTGTCAGATTAGCACCAGATTCGGCCGCTAGGTTTGGATAAGCATTTTATTTTTTTATCTATGAAAAGCCTGTTGTCCGTATTCGGCGAGGCCCTGCTGGCTAGCGTTGCCTACGCCCAAAAAATAGCTCCTACCCAAGTGCCGGCCGCGGCTCAGGCCACGTTCGGCGCCAAGTTTCCGGCCGTGAAAACGGTAACGTGGGAAAAAGAAGGCGCCAACTTTGAAGCCGGTTTTAGGTTGAACGGCAAAACGATGTCGGCCGTTATCACGCCCACCGGGGTAATTCAGGAAATTGAAACGGCTATGCCGGCTACCCAGCTGCCGGCCGCCGTGCGCGCCACCTTAGCCCGCGATTATCAAGCCTGCACAGGGGCCGAGGCCGCCAGCATTACCAAAGCTAACGGTACCACCGTATACGAGGCCGCAGTAGCGAAAGGCAGCACAAAGCAAGACGTACTTTTCACCGCCGATGGCCGGCTAGTAGCCTATTAGCGCCAGCCGTTAGGCATGGCGCCGCATTGCCCCAAAAAGCTAGCCACCGCGCCAGCAAGACTACAAGAGCCAGGAAATAGTATGAGTAATAGAAGCTTATCGGTGACAGTCCGGGCGCTGCTGCTAGCCGGCTGGGTGGGGCTAGGGCTGCCGGTGCGGGCGCAGGCGCCGGCCGCCTCCCCCACCCGCGACCTGTCGTTCTACCTGACCCAGGCCCGGCAAAACAGCCCGCTGAGTGCCGACGTGCGCAACCAGGGCCGCGCCGTGCAGCTCGAAACCGAGCGCCTACGCGCCTTTTACACCAAGGCCAACGGCACGCTGGTGGGCAACTACACCGCCGTGCCGGTGCTGACCCGCGACAACGGCCGCACCCGCCTCAGCTACGCGGCCGACGCTACTACCAACAACTACGTGGGCTACGACGTGGCCCTGAGCAACGGCGCGCTCTACCAGGGCTACGCCCAGCTTACGCAGCCGCTCTTCAACCAGAAGCGCTTCGAGGCCTACGCCCAGCAGGCGCAGGGGCTGGCCCGGAGCCAGCAAAATCTGTCGCAGCTCTCGCTGCACGACCTAGAGAAGCTGGTGGGCGACCAGTACATCTTGTGCCGGCAGGATTTAGACCAGCTCAGCTACGTGCGCGAGCTGCTGGGAATTCTGGACAAGCAGCGCTTACTCGTGCGCAAGCTGGTGGAGGCGAGCCTGCTGAAGCAGTCGGACTACGCCCTGCTCAGCATTGAGGTCGAAACCCAGCAGTTGTTTCTCAACACCTACCGCACGGCATACCACCGCGATTTACTCGACCTGAATGTGCTCTGCGGGCTGGGCGATACGGCCGAGGTGGCGCTAGCCCCGCCCGATTTGCCCCTGCGCCGCACCGGCCCCGCGCCGGGCTTGTCGGGCTTCACTACCCGCTATCGGCTCGATAGCCTCACGCTGGCCGCCAACCAGCGCGTGTTTGAGCTGCGCTACAAGCCGCTGGTCAACGCTTTCGCCAACGGCGGGCTGGAGGCCGTGACCCTGGCCGATATTCCGCAGCGCTTTGGGGTGAGCGCGGGCTTGCAGTTTAGCGTGTATCTGTTTGACGGGCACCAGCGCCAGACCAGCCGCGACCGCGCTAGGGTGCTGCTCGAAACCACCCGCGCCTACCAGCAGAACTTCGCCACCATCAACCCCGTGCGCCAGCAGCGGCTGCTCTACGAAGTACGCCAGCTTGATGAGCGCCAGCGCCTGGCCCGCGAGCAGATTGCCAGCTACCGCCAGGTACTCGACTCGTACAAGCGCGAGGTGATTGCCGGCCAGCTGTCGGTGGTAAACTACGTACAGGTGCTCAAAAACTACGCCGCCGCCGCCCGCGACCTGGTACTGCTGGAGAATAACCGCCTGCTGTTGATTAATGCTTACAACTACTGGACGTGGTAGTTGGAGGACGGTGCCTCACCTCCCGGCCCCCTCTCCAAACAGGAGCGGGGGAGCCGA
The genomic region above belongs to Hymenobacter sp. BRD128 and contains:
- a CDS encoding TolC family protein; amino-acid sequence: MSNRSLSVTVRALLLAGWVGLGLPVRAQAPAASPTRDLSFYLTQARQNSPLSADVRNQGRAVQLETERLRAFYTKANGTLVGNYTAVPVLTRDNGRTRLSYAADATTNNYVGYDVALSNGALYQGYAQLTQPLFNQKRFEAYAQQAQGLARSQQNLSQLSLHDLEKLVGDQYILCRQDLDQLSYVRELLGILDKQRLLVRKLVEASLLKQSDYALLSIEVETQQLFLNTYRTAYHRDLLDLNVLCGLGDTAEVALAPPDLPLRRTGPAPGLSGFTTRYRLDSLTLAANQRVFELRYKPLVNAFANGGLEAVTLADIPQRFGVSAGLQFSVYLFDGHQRQTSRDRARVLLETTRAYQQNFATINPVRQQRLLYEVRQLDERQRLAREQIASYRQVLDSYKREVIAGQLSVVNYVQVLKNYAAAARDLVLLENNRLLLINAYNYWTW
- a CDS encoding cystathionine gamma-synthase, translating into MKFATKAIHAGVHPDPETGAIMTPIYQTSTYAQRSPGDNKGYEYSRTHNPTRTQLQDALAALDGGRHGLAFASGMAAIDCVLRLLKPGDEVISTDDLYGGSYRIMTRVYEPLGIKFHFVPMGDIAKVREKVTAKTKLIWVETPTNPLLNIIDVAAAASLAKEAGALLAVDNTFSTPFLQEPLALGADIVVYSLTKYMAGHSDVVMGALVFNDDQLLKDLSFYQNACGGTPGPQDCFLVLRGLKTLHLRMQRHCENGRAVAEYLRQHPKVEKVYWPGFENHPNHAVAAKQMRDFGGMISFVLKGDKQEDAIAVLEKFQLFTLAESLGGVESLSGHPATMTHASIPAEQRRRAGLSDSLIRLSVGIEDAEDLIDDLAQAIG
- a CDS encoding YncE family protein, which translates into the protein MKILHFAALAALTSLGLASPAHAQTAPYRLLHTIAVGGEGGWDYLTVDPAGERLYLSHGTQVEVVDLKTRKVIGTIPNTPGVHGIDVVPGANRGYITCGRNNTCVMFDLKTLKAIGAPIPTGPKPDALLYDAFSNRVFLFSNDGGKSTVLNATTGAVEGTAELGGDIEAPATDGKGHIFANVEDKSEVIEFDAKTLAVHLRHKLAPGEEPTGLGYDPKNNRLFSACHNEKLVVTDSKTGQQIAVLPIGAGVDGAVFDPSTQNIVTSNGSGTFTVIHQDSPTNYTVVANVPTAKGARTIALDPKSHHLFTCTADYGPTPAATAENPRPRPSIVPGTFRVLEFGR
- a CDS encoding TVP38/TMEM64 family protein, whose translation is MAFLRELFQKNFSTFLTMGLLVAVPVLGSASVLGLLYERPTLLQHLAPGQSLLYFLVVGLTMALALTPTTFVAIVTGYYFGWNGLAGMVAAYALAAALGYELARRLDHGKLRAVLHHFPKADAVLAELQSQSWPLIILTRLSPVLPFALMTFVLAIVGVARRRFLVASVLGMLPRSLFFYWLGTKAQDVLALLRDPDEGTLSKLVLVGLIAASLFGLYMVFNRALQRVLRRNVAG